The Nothobranchius furzeri strain GRZ-AD chromosome 8, NfurGRZ-RIMD1, whole genome shotgun sequence genome includes a region encoding these proteins:
- the ddx49 gene encoding probable ATP-dependent RNA helicase DDX49 has translation MDDLGLSDWLVKQCKHLGINKPTPVQENCVPAILEGRDCLGCAKTGSGKTAAFVLPVLQKLSEDPYGIFCLVLTPTRELAYQIAEQFRVLGKPLGLRDCIIVGGMDMVSQAVELSNQPHIVVATPGRLADHIRSSNTFNMAKIKFLILDEADRLLEQGCTDFTKDLEVILGILPAKRQTLLFSATLTDTLQELKSIAMNKPFFWESKSETRTVEELDQRYILTPEKVKDAYLVHLIQTFTDEHDDWSIIIFTNTCKNCQILTMMLQKFYFPTISLHSMMKQKQRFANLAKFKASVYKILIATDVAARGLDIPTVQVVINHNTPGLPKIYIHRVGRTARAGRNGVSITLVTQYDIHLVHAIEEQTNTKLKDYPVKEKDVLKILTQVNVTRRECEIRLESTDFDEKKEINKRKQLILEGKDPDLEAKRKAELEKIRSQKKKFKQKIRESVQRQNHGQLKKKAMKKRQIKRKKEAESAAS, from the exons ATGGATGACCTGGGTCTGTCTGACTGGCTGGTTAAACAATGTAAACATCTGGGAATCAACAAACCCACTCCTGTTCAGGAAAACTGCGTCCCTGCCATCCTGGAAG GTCGGGACTGTTTGGGCTGTGCCAAGACCGGAAGTGGGAAAACAGCAGCGTTTGTGTTGCCTGTGCTGCAGAAACTGTCAGAGGACCCGTATGGGATCTTCTGTCTGGTGCTCACTCCCACCAG GGAGCTGGCCTACCAGATTGCAGAGCAGTTCAGAGTCCTGGGGAAGCCTTTGGGTCTGAGGGACTGCATTATCGTCGGTGGAATGG ACATGGTGAGTCAAGCTGTTGAGCTGTCCAATCAGCCTCACATTGTCGTAGCAACGCCGGGCCGACTGGCCGATCACATCCGCAGCTCCAACACCTTCAACATGGCCAAGATCAAATTCCTG ATTTTGGATGAAGCTGACAGGCTGTTGGAGCAGGGTTGCACTGACTtcaccaaagacctggaggtgattCTGGGGATCTTACCAGCCAAACGGCAGACGTTGCTGTTCAGCGCCACACTTACTGACACCCTGCAAGAGCTGAAGAGCATCGCCATGAACAAACCTTTCTTTTGGGAGAGCAAATCAGA AACTCGGACAGTGGAGGAGCTAGACCAGAGATACATCCTCACTCCAGAGAAGGTGAAGGACGCCTACCTGGTCCACCTGATCCAGACATTTACTGACGAGCATGACGACTggtccatcatcatcttcaccaacaCATGCAA GAACTGTCAGATTCTTACCATGATGCTGCAGAAGTTTTACTTCCCAACAATCTCCCTCCACTCCATGATGAAGCAG AAACAACGATTTGCAAACCTTGCCAAGTTCAAGGCCAGCGTCTATAAAATCCTGATTGCCACAGATGTAGCAGCCAG GGGTTTGGATATTCCAACTGTCCAGGTCGTCATTAACCACAACACCCCAGGGCTTCCCAAGATCTACATTCACCGAGTCGGACGAACAGCCAGAGCAG GGAGGAATGGGGTGTCCATCACACTGGTGACGCAATACGACATCCACCTGGTTCACGCCATCGAAGAGCAGACGA ACACCAAGCTGAAGGACTATCCAGTGAAGGAGAAGGATGTCTTGAAGATCCTCACGCAGGTCAACGTGACCCGACGAGAGTGTGAAATA AGACTCGAATCAACAGACTTTGATGAGAAAAAGGagataaacaaaagaaaacagctGATTCTGGAGGGAAAG GATCCGGACCTGGAGGCTAAAAGGAAAGCTGAGCTGGAGAAGATCAGGAGCCAGAAGAAGAAGTTCAAACAGAAAATCCGGGAGAGTGTTCAGAGGCAGAACCACGGACAATTAAAAAAGAAAGCGATGAAGAAAAGACAGATAAAAAGGAAGAAAGAAGCGGAGTCAGCTGCATCGTGA